The following proteins are co-located in the Cupriavidus pauculus genome:
- a CDS encoding glycoside hydrolase family 19 protein, which yields MTQTPPNPDATRVRQLAFAFPFCRKGDGQAAGRNFTSEHDFHTLLKKEPSGCFAVGPKGMWHGGIHVSESGAGASLDLLHGVRCMADGEVVAFRINRAYLVSQVAAQDGKPEREARYSTGFVLVRHAMEFPKGNRLTFFSLYMHLQDLAGYDSDPKLPRPGYWRPDFKVTPFASDRPTGRPRAGAPDQVGLRVRATQLRGTPLCLLPHGARIRIGKRQGHWGQIEDTHGAQLIPASVGGRIAPAGAVGGWVFLGEERGHRVIEEVMPEAQLDRVVTPATPIPIRAGELVGHLGRYDPLRQPAEHRMVHLEVFCDDRVQSFLEKSRAWVESHGHKAGEWKKLGLSSEPTLLRVDQNTRLYRQPFRAGAESPRTDVIQTHSFAELERIPDNKRMETEPVEGGKQPWWRIRSVDFMGRGIEGWVRQRDFAGGRVTPEFAQTWPDFDATLKAPHDAAHTIFASATAYVDYAMGADVVSPGAVDKLSPLMVKVHRAIYPKGDGSRAADELCATMDDPSRAFRSSRLIIRHESEWANPGKWQALLKAIEQRTGPQPEHDEEQRRIGKLAWWDEVKAGVSDLPGPNVFHIHPIGLVGNFHKTLICKACGADIALTNEFLSKIAPGAHDGVIQELIIASRGIFANYGLNSCRQVTHFLGQAKHETQGFRLFRESLLYRNRTAEALYQLARSAIEAGFKRKGLSFSSQEEKISWVQENLVANEEGYADHCFGSDEQPGKDFRGRGLLHLTHYENYKRCGRDIGYPIDESPELVEKDGAVIVESGLWFWKYRRIGRVADNPMISGDVAVKDVTRRINPGYAGLAERQRFKREISLVFREQYSSSRCEDD from the coding sequence ATGACCCAGACTCCACCGAACCCAGACGCGACCCGCGTCCGGCAACTCGCCTTTGCTTTCCCTTTCTGCCGCAAAGGCGATGGGCAGGCCGCGGGCCGGAACTTCACCAGCGAGCACGACTTCCACACCCTGCTCAAAAAGGAGCCGTCGGGCTGCTTTGCCGTCGGCCCGAAAGGCATGTGGCATGGCGGCATCCACGTGTCCGAGTCGGGTGCAGGGGCGTCACTGGATCTCCTCCACGGGGTGCGCTGCATGGCCGATGGCGAGGTGGTGGCCTTCCGGATCAATCGCGCCTATCTCGTCAGTCAGGTGGCAGCGCAGGACGGCAAGCCCGAGCGCGAGGCGCGCTACAGCACAGGCTTCGTCCTTGTGCGCCATGCCATGGAGTTTCCGAAGGGCAATCGGCTGACGTTCTTCAGCCTGTACATGCATCTGCAGGACCTGGCGGGGTACGACAGCGATCCGAAGCTGCCCAGGCCGGGCTACTGGCGGCCCGACTTCAAGGTCACGCCGTTTGCCAGCGACAGGCCAACCGGCCGGCCGCGGGCCGGCGCTCCGGATCAGGTGGGCCTGCGGGTGCGGGCTACCCAGTTGCGCGGTACGCCCCTGTGCCTGCTGCCGCATGGCGCGCGGATCCGCATCGGCAAGCGGCAAGGCCACTGGGGCCAGATCGAGGATACGCACGGCGCCCAACTGATTCCTGCCTCTGTCGGAGGCCGTATCGCGCCGGCCGGGGCGGTTGGCGGGTGGGTATTCCTGGGCGAAGAGCGCGGTCATCGGGTGATCGAGGAAGTGATGCCCGAGGCGCAGCTTGACCGCGTGGTGACGCCTGCCACGCCGATCCCGATCCGGGCCGGCGAGCTGGTCGGCCACCTGGGGCGCTACGACCCGCTGCGCCAGCCGGCAGAGCACCGCATGGTCCATCTCGAGGTGTTCTGCGATGACAGGGTCCAGTCGTTCCTCGAGAAAAGCCGTGCCTGGGTGGAGAGCCACGGGCACAAGGCCGGGGAATGGAAGAAGCTGGGACTGTCGAGCGAGCCCACGCTGCTGCGGGTGGACCAGAACACCCGGCTATACCGGCAGCCGTTCAGGGCGGGCGCCGAGTCGCCCCGGACAGACGTCATCCAGACCCATTCGTTTGCGGAGCTCGAGCGCATCCCCGACAACAAGCGGATGGAGACCGAGCCGGTCGAAGGCGGCAAGCAGCCGTGGTGGCGGATCCGCAGCGTCGACTTCATGGGCCGCGGCATCGAAGGCTGGGTAAGGCAGCGGGACTTCGCCGGTGGGCGTGTCACGCCGGAATTCGCCCAGACCTGGCCGGATTTCGATGCCACGCTGAAAGCGCCGCATGACGCGGCGCACACGATATTCGCAAGCGCGACGGCCTACGTCGACTACGCCATGGGCGCTGACGTCGTGTCCCCTGGGGCGGTGGACAAGCTCAGTCCGCTGATGGTGAAAGTGCACCGCGCCATCTACCCCAAAGGCGACGGCAGCCGGGCGGCGGACGAACTATGCGCAACCATGGACGACCCGTCGCGGGCGTTCCGGTCGTCCCGGCTGATCATCCGGCATGAAAGCGAATGGGCCAATCCCGGCAAATGGCAGGCGCTGCTGAAAGCGATCGAGCAGCGCACCGGTCCGCAACCGGAACACGACGAGGAACAGCGGCGGATCGGGAAACTGGCATGGTGGGATGAGGTAAAGGCTGGCGTGAGCGACCTGCCCGGGCCAAACGTGTTCCATATCCATCCGATTGGGTTGGTGGGGAATTTTCACAAGACGCTGATCTGTAAGGCCTGCGGTGCCGATATCGCGCTAACGAATGAGTTTCTCAGCAAGATCGCGCCAGGTGCCCACGATGGTGTCATACAAGAGTTGATCATCGCTTCGCGGGGTATTTTTGCGAACTATGGGTTGAATAGTTGTCGACAGGTGACGCATTTTCTTGGGCAGGCAAAACATGAAACCCAAGGATTTAGACTCTTTAGAGAGTCACTGCTTTATCGGAATCGCACAGCTGAAGCTTTGTATCAACTGGCGCGCAGCGCGATTGAGGCAGGGTTCAAAAGAAAAGGACTTAGCTTCTCAAGTCAAGAGGAAAAGATATCTTGGGTGCAAGAAAATCTCGTTGCTAACGAGGAAGGCTACGCCGATCACTGTTTCGGATCGGATGAGCAACCTGGAAAAGATTTCAGAGGGCGTGGCCTCTTGCATTTGACGCACTACGAGAATTACAAGCGCTGCGGTCGGGATATTGGCTATCCGATAGATGAGAGCCCAGAGTTGGTCGAGAAAGATGGCGCGGTAATCGTGGAGTCAGGCTTGTGGTTCTGGAAATATCGGCGAATTGGGCGAGTTGCGGATAATCCGATGATTTCGGGTGACGTGGCCGTAAAGGACGTAACTCGGAGAATCAATCCGGGGTATGCTGGATTGGCGGAGCGTCAGCGCTTCAAGCGGGAAATCTCGTTGGTTTTTCGTGAGCAGTATTCCTCCTCGAGGTGTGAGGATGACTAA